One window of the Treponema sp. J25 genome contains the following:
- a CDS encoding DUF4129 domain-containing protein, translating to MNKKTVDTPETQWDRSFYLVHPLISFLQPFATLGAILFMGTYGGLLTIQSFFAVLLLLALTGIESVVVGNLLYQERASWASRFRELLVIGILVYGLFSVADSFGLRVLGTPREETPLSSDSGVAITAGENLPQELSFLSVLLPRSANLFPLIVAVLQWILTTILHSRWRNREAFLREFEGLSGEPLINQVREQADFTTEVQHDLKALRIGTLLFGGLFILMLLLFSVIEPQAPWYVHFFLLILVAFFPFTSGLIGIYFREQYDAGAGFSIDDDSRNRQQKLLLGGIAVSLVLAVVFTGNRPLLPIAWLEAFFRWLSSLFPERHFKDLPPAYPEFPLGELEEPPPPLTDIENLKPLVDLSWLIPYLKWGLIIGSIILVVVFLFAPLRSRSFWRRLRQSRPFGAFKNWFRRVLVLLRRRKRNKLPALPIDEDNLEQVRHNLEELIARRKNPQKKHQMGYMVRLYLRFIRWGESIWGLRFTPTTSPGDYAEALIQKESSLAHPVRRFTELFEEALYADYLQSRDQIEEYDRILRTLLARKKESAGDGGAIIDNKG from the coding sequence ATGAATAAAAAAACGGTAGATACCCCTGAAACCCAATGGGATCGTTCATTCTATCTGGTGCACCCCCTTATTTCTTTCCTGCAGCCCTTTGCTACCCTGGGGGCCATCCTTTTTATGGGTACCTATGGGGGCTTGCTGACTATCCAATCCTTTTTTGCTGTACTCTTGTTGCTGGCCCTAACAGGAATCGAATCGGTGGTGGTGGGGAATCTTTTGTATCAAGAGCGGGCTTCCTGGGCAAGCCGCTTTCGGGAGTTGCTTGTGATTGGCATCCTGGTGTATGGCCTTTTTTCTGTCGCCGATAGCTTTGGCCTCAGGGTGCTGGGAACGCCCCGGGAAGAAACACCGCTTTCTTCTGATTCCGGCGTTGCCATCACCGCAGGGGAGAATTTACCCCAGGAGCTTTCGTTTCTTTCTGTGCTCTTACCTCGGTCGGCGAATCTTTTTCCCCTGATTGTTGCTGTTTTGCAGTGGATTCTTACTACCATCTTGCACAGCCGATGGAGAAACCGGGAAGCCTTTCTCAGGGAGTTTGAAGGATTAAGTGGCGAGCCCCTTATCAACCAGGTTCGGGAACAGGCCGATTTTACTACCGAAGTTCAGCACGATCTTAAGGCCCTGCGCATTGGAACCCTTTTGTTTGGCGGCCTGTTTATTTTGATGCTGCTCCTTTTTAGTGTTATCGAGCCGCAGGCCCCCTGGTATGTGCATTTTTTCCTTTTGATTCTTGTGGCCTTTTTCCCCTTTACCTCTGGTCTAATTGGAATTTATTTTCGAGAACAGTACGATGCGGGGGCGGGATTCTCCATCGATGACGATTCTCGAAATAGGCAGCAGAAATTACTGCTGGGGGGGATTGCTGTTTCCCTGGTTCTCGCGGTGGTGTTTACCGGTAACAGGCCGCTCCTCCCCATTGCCTGGCTCGAGGCTTTTTTCCGCTGGCTTTCGAGCCTTTTCCCAGAACGGCATTTTAAGGATCTTCCCCCAGCTTATCCGGAGTTCCCGCTGGGTGAATTGGAAGAACCTCCACCCCCTCTTACCGATATCGAAAATCTTAAGCCCCTGGTGGATCTCAGTTGGCTTATTCCTTATCTCAAGTGGGGACTGATTATAGGGAGCATTATCCTGGTGGTGGTATTCCTCTTTGCACCCCTCAGGTCCCGCTCCTTCTGGCGGCGTCTGCGGCAATCCCGGCCCTTTGGGGCATTTAAAAACTGGTTCCGCCGAGTTCTGGTGCTCCTGCGTCGGAGAAAACGGAACAAGTTGCCGGCGCTACCTATTGACGAGGACAACCTGGAGCAGGTTCGGCATAACCTGGAAGAACTCATAGCCCGTCGCAAGAATCCCCAAAAGAAACACCAGATGGGCTACATGGTGCGCCTGTATCTCCGTTTTATTCGGTGGGGAGAATCCATCTGGGGCCTTCGGTTTACCCCTACCACGAGCCCCGGTGACTATGCGGAGGCCCTGATTCAAAAAGAGTCGTCCCTTGCTCATCCTGTTCGACGCTTTACCGAACTTTTTGAAGAAGCCCTGTATGCGGACTATCTGCAGAGTCGGGACCAGATAGAAGAGTATGACCGTATCCTCCGGACCCTCCTCGCACGAAAAAAGGAAAGTGCAGGGGACGGAGGGGCTATCATCGATAACAAGGGATAA
- a CDS encoding DUF58 domain-containing protein: MKYRGRLLILFLILIAFFAPLSLLRTLALFGAFLLFLNLLYLFFLEQGLRIRRKDPIVRIYKNQLARIELEIQNRSWFPMLAAVLSDGISTFDAHGQNRQKLDILPKSKRIIQYALRGTERGRWELGPVRIELRDFLGMQSVTVESPERGHLVVYPAMVPLSFHPGDGSPVGELPSPFRIHEDPGRFRSLREYQVGDDLRRINWKSTAHVGKLIATEYESSMDSPLLVILNIYGPSFPLKERYLYTEWAISYGASLVSTATMAGQMTGLVSNGLLPDREERLYIPPAHESATPILDSLASLRISEDDEGWDLFHRALVEVPYRAHVAYVGVFGGEKLQELVLLSRRKGCTFAVYIVGATAENLRELHQWQVPVVEMEYENE, encoded by the coding sequence ATGAAATACCGGGGTCGTTTATTGATCCTCTTCCTGATTCTTATTGCTTTTTTTGCCCCCCTTTCGCTCTTACGAACCCTTGCCCTTTTTGGGGCCTTCCTTCTTTTTTTAAATCTCCTGTATCTGTTTTTTCTGGAACAGGGGTTGCGGATCCGTCGGAAAGATCCGATAGTACGAATTTATAAGAACCAGTTGGCCCGTATCGAGCTAGAGATTCAGAACCGAAGCTGGTTTCCCATGCTGGCGGCCGTCTTAAGCGATGGTATTAGTACCTTTGATGCCCACGGTCAGAATCGGCAAAAACTGGATATCCTTCCTAAGAGCAAGCGGATTATTCAGTATGCCCTTCGGGGAACAGAGCGGGGGCGCTGGGAACTTGGACCGGTTCGTATAGAATTGCGGGATTTTCTGGGTATGCAAAGTGTTACTGTGGAAAGCCCTGAACGGGGCCATCTGGTGGTGTATCCTGCCATGGTGCCCCTCTCTTTCCATCCCGGCGATGGGTCTCCGGTGGGAGAACTTCCCAGCCCCTTTCGGATTCACGAAGATCCCGGTCGTTTCCGTTCCCTAAGGGAATACCAGGTGGGAGATGACCTGCGTCGGATTAACTGGAAGTCTACCGCCCATGTGGGGAAGCTTATCGCCACCGAATATGAATCAAGTATGGATAGCCCCCTTCTGGTAATTTTGAATATCTATGGGCCGTCTTTCCCTTTAAAAGAGCGCTATCTGTATACAGAATGGGCTATTTCCTATGGGGCCTCCCTTGTGTCTACCGCCACTATGGCGGGCCAGATGACTGGTCTTGTGTCGAATGGTCTTTTGCCTGATCGGGAGGAACGGCTCTATATTCCCCCGGCCCATGAAAGCGCCACCCCTATTCTGGATAGTCTCGCAAGCCTTCGCATTTCCGAGGATGATGAGGGATGGGACCTGTTCCATCGGGCCCTGGTGGAGGTTCCGTATCGTGCCCATGTGGCCTATGTGGGAGTTTTTGGGGGAGAAAAGCTTCAGGAACTGGTGCTTCTCAGTCGACGGAAGGGGTGTACCTTTGCGGTGTACATCGTTGGGGCTACCGCTGAAAACCTCAGGGAACTGCACCAGTGGCAGGTTCCGGTCGTAGAGATGGAGTACGAGAATGAATAA
- a CDS encoding MoxR family ATPase: protein MSISIQSWSKELVAAVEEVFYGKQRVIKKILCALLSRGHVLLEDVPGTGKTIVARAVAAVLDLDFKRIQCTPDLLPADVLGVSIWSAEKQRFLFKQGPIVSNIVLVDEINRATPRTQSALLEAMAERQISVEGKKLPLPEPFFIMATENPVEFEGTFPLPEAQKDRFLLSLSIGYPDKTAEALILESQRQLYNPVEKLSPRFHKEDLLKFQEEVTQIHVDPALRDYMLALVQASREHPSVRLGVSPRGSLALYRASQAWAAMEGRRYVVPEDIRALVADVFRKRIILKSEALIKNIQVDRVVESIVESVPVPVFKEGV, encoded by the coding sequence ATGAGTATATCAATTCAATCCTGGTCAAAAGAACTGGTAGCGGCGGTAGAAGAAGTTTTTTATGGAAAACAACGGGTAATTAAAAAGATCCTCTGCGCCCTTCTTTCCCGGGGCCATGTGCTTTTGGAAGATGTGCCGGGGACCGGAAAGACAATTGTTGCCCGGGCAGTGGCGGCGGTGCTGGACCTGGATTTTAAGCGTATCCAATGTACGCCCGATCTTTTACCGGCGGATGTGCTGGGGGTTTCCATCTGGTCGGCGGAAAAACAACGCTTTCTTTTCAAACAGGGCCCCATCGTTTCTAATATCGTTCTGGTGGACGAAATTAATCGGGCTACGCCCCGTACCCAATCGGCCCTACTAGAAGCCATGGCGGAACGGCAAATCTCGGTGGAAGGAAAAAAACTTCCCCTTCCGGAGCCCTTTTTTATCATGGCTACGGAGAACCCCGTAGAATTCGAAGGGACCTTCCCCTTGCCGGAAGCCCAAAAGGACCGTTTCCTTCTTTCCCTTTCTATTGGATACCCCGATAAGACGGCGGAAGCCCTTATTCTGGAAAGCCAGCGGCAATTGTATAATCCTGTAGAAAAGCTTTCCCCCCGCTTTCACAAAGAGGACCTCTTAAAATTTCAAGAAGAGGTAACCCAGATTCATGTAGATCCGGCCCTGCGGGATTACATGCTGGCACTGGTCCAGGCAAGCCGGGAACACCCTTCAGTTCGACTGGGGGTTTCGCCCCGGGGGAGCCTTGCCCTCTATCGGGCAAGTCAGGCCTGGGCCGCCATGGAAGGGCGACGCTATGTGGTCCCGGAGGATATCCGGGCCCTGGTGGCCGATGTGTTTAGAAAACGAATCATCCTAAAAAGCGAAGCCCTTATCAAAAATATTCAGGTTGATCGGGTGGTGGAATCTATTGTGGAAAGTGTCCCCGTTCCCGTATTTAAGGAAGGAGTATGA
- a CDS encoding YchJ family protein, giving the protein MSLCPCGSGREYAQCCEPYIKGSKDAPTAEALMRSRYTAYVVHDIDYIVKTCVAEGQKDIDVEQTRLWSKRSQWLGLRILTSEKGSPNDTEGIVEFEATYILDGLKDTHHERAYFKKEGGHWRYERGDIVPTTIVRAGPRIGRNDPCPCGSGKKYKQCCGKNA; this is encoded by the coding sequence ATGTCCCTTTGTCCCTGTGGTTCTGGTCGTGAATATGCCCAGTGTTGTGAGCCGTATATAAAGGGAAGCAAGGATGCTCCCACGGCAGAGGCCCTGATGCGCAGTCGGTATACCGCCTATGTGGTCCATGACATCGATTACATCGTAAAAACCTGTGTTGCCGAAGGTCAAAAGGATATTGATGTAGAACAAACTCGCCTATGGAGTAAGCGTTCCCAGTGGCTGGGGCTGCGAATCCTGACAAGCGAAAAAGGAAGTCCCAATGACACGGAAGGAATCGTGGAATTCGAAGCCACCTATATCCTGGATGGTCTTAAGGATACCCACCATGAACGGGCCTATTTTAAAAAGGAAGGGGGGCACTGGCGATATGAACGGGGAGATATTGTGCCCACGACTATTGTACGGGCCGGTCCACGGATTGGACGAAACGACCCCTGTCCCTGTGGCAGTGGAAAAAAGTACAAACAGTGCTGTGGTAAAAATGCATAA
- the murA gene encoding UDP-N-acetylglucosamine 1-carboxyvinyltransferase, with amino-acid sequence MHEYYIEGGYPLGGTLVASGNKNAALPCIAAALLTDEPVVLSNIPLIEDVQVMLDIYRALGGTVESLGNHTYRLQITNIQHTEIPVALAKKIRASILFAGPLLARAGVVELPPPGGDVIGRRRLDTHFLALTELGAQVDINGTFRFTVPTTLQGADIFLDEASVTATENAIMAAVLARGTTRLTNAASEPHVQDLCRMLVQMGARIQGIGSNVLTIEGVKRLSGCTFEIGPDFMEIGSFIGLAAATKSELTIEKTRPEDLRPAKIAFNKLGIRWEVSGSTIYVPAQQERRVNCDLGGMIPKIDDAPWPGFPPDLTSIITVVATQVEGTVLVHEKMFESRMFFVDKLIGMGARIVLCDPHRAVVSGPAQLSGSELTSPDVRAGMAMVIAALCARGKSIIRNVYQIERGYESLVERLAAIGAHITRHGEC; translated from the coding sequence ATGCACGAATATTATATTGAAGGAGGGTATCCCCTCGGCGGAACCCTTGTAGCAAGTGGTAATAAAAATGCGGCCCTTCCCTGTATTGCGGCGGCCCTGCTTACCGATGAACCGGTAGTGCTTTCTAATATTCCCCTTATAGAAGACGTTCAGGTAATGCTTGATATCTACCGAGCCCTGGGGGGAACGGTAGAATCCCTGGGGAACCACACCTATCGATTACAGATTACCAATATTCAACACACCGAAATTCCCGTGGCCCTGGCAAAGAAAATCCGGGCATCCATCCTCTTTGCGGGTCCCCTTCTGGCCCGGGCGGGGGTGGTGGAACTGCCCCCACCCGGGGGAGACGTGATCGGGCGGCGCCGGCTGGACACCCATTTCCTTGCCCTTACCGAACTTGGCGCTCAGGTCGACATAAACGGGACCTTTCGATTCACCGTTCCGACTACCTTGCAAGGGGCGGATATTTTCTTAGACGAAGCTTCGGTAACGGCCACCGAAAACGCCATCATGGCGGCAGTGCTGGCCCGGGGGACAACCCGCCTTACCAATGCGGCCAGTGAACCCCATGTGCAGGACCTCTGCCGGATGCTGGTCCAGATGGGGGCCCGCATCCAGGGGATTGGATCCAATGTGCTCACCATTGAGGGGGTAAAACGCCTTTCAGGCTGCACCTTTGAAATTGGTCCCGACTTTATGGAAATCGGCTCCTTCATCGGCCTTGCGGCGGCTACAAAAAGTGAACTCACCATCGAAAAAACCCGCCCTGAAGATCTGCGACCCGCGAAAATCGCCTTTAACAAGCTGGGAATTCGCTGGGAAGTTTCGGGATCCACCATTTATGTGCCCGCCCAGCAGGAACGGCGGGTAAACTGTGACCTCGGCGGCATGATTCCCAAAATAGATGATGCCCCCTGGCCCGGATTTCCGCCGGATCTTACGAGCATCATCACGGTAGTAGCAACCCAGGTGGAAGGGACGGTCCTTGTTCATGAAAAGATGTTTGAGTCCCGCATGTTTTTTGTGGATAAATTGATAGGCATGGGAGCCCGCATCGTCCTGTGCGATCCGCACCGGGCAGTCGTAAGCGGCCCAGCTCAACTCAGTGGGTCAGAACTTACTTCCCCCGACGTCCGGGCCGGAATGGCCATGGTCATTGCCGCCCTTTGCGCCCGGGGCAAGAGTATTATTCGTAATGTATACCAGATTGAGCGGGGATACGAATCGCTGGTAGAACGCCTTGCCGCTATAGGGGCCCATATTACCCGCCACGGAGAATGTTAG
- a CDS encoding winged helix-turn-helix domain-containing protein encodes MSAGSEKTLYLFRVSPVIEEWIRRRKGLYRVCRWLPAEDTEGKSSFVKDCLFLVPFEEVGSFGKVHLSVPFITFGKVEYISRAFKAGALDHLSFPFNAKEFDSRLVYAFKELEKVQKEPPSHSPVWLDRCFLIGPAGKVYLNPFEVMIMTHFLHNPSRILVRGHVYKELSDESHRQSRIVDVYISRLRKKIALVCLFQGQVTIRAVRGTGYQLEYQEPRAEEKF; translated from the coding sequence ATGAGCGCGGGCTCGGAAAAGACCCTTTACCTTTTTCGTGTTTCTCCGGTGATAGAAGAGTGGATACGGCGGAGAAAGGGTCTCTATCGGGTCTGTCGTTGGTTGCCTGCCGAAGATACAGAAGGTAAAAGCTCCTTCGTAAAGGATTGTCTATTTCTTGTTCCATTTGAAGAGGTGGGTTCGTTTGGGAAGGTCCATCTCTCTGTTCCGTTTATCACCTTTGGCAAGGTAGAATATATCTCTCGGGCCTTTAAAGCAGGGGCCTTGGATCATCTTTCTTTTCCTTTTAACGCGAAAGAATTTGATAGCCGCTTAGTCTATGCTTTCAAGGAATTAGAAAAGGTTCAAAAGGAACCGCCTTCTCATAGCCCTGTATGGTTAGACCGATGTTTCCTCATAGGACCGGCAGGAAAGGTGTATCTTAATCCTTTTGAGGTTATGATTATGACCCATTTCCTCCATAATCCATCCCGTATACTCGTTCGAGGGCATGTGTATAAAGAGCTAAGCGACGAGAGCCACAGACAAAGTAGAATTGTAGATGTGTATATCAGCCGACTCCGGAAAAAAATAGCATTGGTTTGTTTGTTTCAGGGGCAGGTAACTATTCGTGCTGTACGAGGAACAGGGTATCAGTTAGAATATCAGGAACCTCGGGCGGAAGAAAAGTTCTAG
- a CDS encoding PspA/IM30 family protein gives MGIFSRLKTLIASNVNDMINKAENPEKMLNQLIIDMNEQLIEAKKGVALAIADEKKLEREMLNQQAQAQEWERKAMLAVRAGQDDLAKEALLRKQEHENNYVEYKKQWEAQKAAVEKLKESLKELQTKIEEAQRKKNLLIARAKRAEAQQKIQKTISNVTGNTSAFEAFDRMAQKVDQLEAEADAAKELEDLSKNASLEKRFAELEKSSASADLMLEELKQKMQALPDGTKQEK, from the coding sequence ATGGGTATTTTTTCTCGCTTAAAAACCCTCATTGCTTCAAATGTAAATGATATGATCAATAAGGCTGAGAACCCCGAGAAAATGCTGAATCAGCTGATCATCGATATGAATGAGCAGTTAATCGAAGCAAAGAAAGGGGTTGCCCTGGCTATTGCGGATGAAAAAAAGCTCGAACGGGAAATGTTGAACCAGCAAGCCCAGGCCCAGGAATGGGAGAGGAAGGCTATGCTGGCGGTCCGGGCCGGGCAGGACGATCTTGCAAAGGAAGCCCTCCTCAGAAAGCAGGAGCATGAAAATAACTACGTCGAATATAAAAAACAGTGGGAAGCCCAAAAAGCGGCGGTGGAAAAACTGAAGGAATCCCTTAAGGAACTGCAGACGAAGATAGAAGAGGCCCAGCGTAAGAAGAACCTGCTGATTGCCCGGGCTAAGCGGGCTGAGGCGCAGCAGAAGATCCAGAAGACCATCTCCAATGTGACGGGTAATACCAGTGCCTTCGAAGCCTTTGATCGAATGGCCCAAAAGGTGGATCAATTAGAGGCAGAGGCCGATGCGGCAAAAGAACTGGAGGACCTTTCTAAAAATGCAAGCCTTGAGAAGCGTTTTGCGGAACTAGAGAAATCCTCTGCCTCGGCGGATTTGATGCTGGAAGAATTGAAGCAGAAAATGCAGGCCCTGCCGGATGGAACCAAACAAGAAAAATAA
- a CDS encoding STAS domain-containing protein: protein MTNNDIVPGFDDEKDDSLKIKLEKVHDVEGCLILYLTGYIDTYNSNYFQKRVAKAIEAGFIRLIFQCGGLNYVSSTGIGSFTAFLKSVKPRGGDLVLLEIQPKVYEVFQLLGFSQFFNIKENLEDAISFFRSAVPTESSSVFPKIFSCPICSKKLKAVKAGRFRCSECKTILAIDNAGQVFLG from the coding sequence ATGACAAATAACGATATTGTGCCTGGTTTTGATGATGAGAAGGATGATAGCCTTAAGATTAAGCTCGAAAAGGTGCATGATGTGGAAGGATGTCTTATCCTGTATCTCACCGGTTACATTGATACGTACAATTCGAACTATTTCCAAAAGCGGGTAGCAAAGGCTATTGAAGCGGGCTTTATCCGGCTCATTTTTCAATGTGGTGGCCTCAATTACGTATCTTCCACGGGGATTGGGTCTTTTACGGCCTTTTTAAAGTCCGTGAAGCCCCGGGGCGGCGATTTGGTTCTGCTGGAAATTCAGCCCAAGGTATACGAAGTATTCCAGCTTTTGGGGTTCTCCCAGTTTTTTAACATCAAAGAAAACCTAGAAGATGCTATTTCTTTTTTCCGTTCCGCCGTTCCCACCGAATCAAGTTCGGTATTCCCCAAGATTTTCTCCTGTCCCATATGTTCTAAAAAGTTAAAGGCCGTAAAGGCAGGGCGCTTCCGGTGCTCCGAATGTAAAACTATTCTGGCGATTGATAATGCAGGGCAGGTGTTCTTAGGATAG
- a CDS encoding SDR family oxidoreductase — translation MASILLHKRALVIGGTSGIGRAVCEAFAREGVELFITGGHNEERLQHLISRLRQQEGKCQGKIIPLSSVQDTSSLIEWVPEVDILVCAWGPFLRKSLEEYTPSEWQYLVDANLAIPGALVSHYFSAMKRQNWGRIILFGGTDTTQIRGFSTTVPYSAAKTGLGVLARSVARLGAPYHVTCNLFCPGMVDTEHLQGEDRSYALQKTPDGKLILPEEIADIVVYVTAHESINGILMSLDRGIVL, via the coding sequence ATGGCTTCCATACTACTGCATAAACGGGCCCTTGTCATTGGCGGTACGAGCGGTATAGGGAGGGCTGTCTGCGAGGCCTTTGCCCGGGAAGGGGTAGAGCTTTTTATCACCGGAGGGCACAACGAAGAGCGGCTCCAGCATCTTATTTCCCGCTTACGTCAGCAAGAAGGTAAATGTCAGGGCAAGATTATACCCCTATCTTCGGTCCAGGACACTTCTTCTCTTATTGAATGGGTCCCGGAAGTAGATATTTTAGTATGTGCCTGGGGGCCATTTTTACGGAAATCCCTGGAAGAATACACCCCTTCCGAATGGCAGTATCTGGTGGATGCAAACCTTGCCATCCCCGGCGCCCTCGTTTCCCACTATTTTTCGGCGATGAAACGCCAGAACTGGGGACGGATTATCCTGTTTGGCGGGACCGATACTACCCAGATCCGTGGTTTTTCTACCACTGTCCCCTACAGCGCTGCCAAAACAGGCCTTGGGGTCCTTGCTCGGTCGGTGGCCCGTCTAGGAGCGCCCTATCATGTAACGTGTAACCTTTTTTGCCCGGGAATGGTTGATACAGAGCATCTGCAGGGCGAAGATCGATCCTATGCGCTTCAAAAAACACCGGACGGGAAGCTTATACTTCCTGAAGAAATTGCCGATATAGTAGTGTACGTGACAGCCCATGAATCTATCAATGGAATTTTAATGAGTCTTGACAGGGGTATTGTCCTCTAA
- a CDS encoding RNA methyltransferase has translation MLFDDVVVILCRPEDSGNVGAVCRAMKNMGFSSLRIVAPEAPLEEEKIQTRAIHAFDVYQGARFFNSLVEAIQDIPLVIGTTRRRGKKRKDISVTPEELALYLYEQRGPAALVFGNERTGLNQEEIALCTLASHIPSSEVFPSLNLSHAVQVYTYELFKTWSKFLTAPSASQQSEPRASTVSPFDTSSGSQWVPVGRHDIDETVQIMTDALASIGFYKQAGRPEQERFFRDILSRAGVTLQEKRYLEQIFRKIGRLESKLSSARPGES, from the coding sequence ATGCTATTTGATGATGTGGTGGTCATTCTCTGTAGACCAGAAGATTCGGGCAATGTGGGGGCCGTATGCCGGGCCATGAAAAACATGGGCTTTTCTTCTCTCCGTATCGTAGCGCCAGAGGCCCCTCTGGAAGAAGAAAAAATCCAGACCCGGGCAATCCATGCCTTTGATGTATACCAGGGGGCCCGCTTTTTCAACAGTCTTGTGGAGGCCATTCAGGATATTCCCTTAGTCATTGGAACCACCCGTCGCCGGGGGAAAAAACGTAAAGACATTTCAGTTACCCCGGAAGAACTAGCACTCTATTTGTACGAACAGCGGGGACCCGCCGCCCTGGTGTTCGGAAACGAACGGACTGGATTGAATCAGGAAGAAATAGCCCTCTGTACCCTCGCCTCTCATATCCCGAGCTCGGAAGTCTTCCCCTCTCTTAATCTTTCCCATGCAGTACAGGTGTACACCTATGAGCTTTTCAAAACCTGGTCGAAGTTTTTAACAGCCCCCTCTGCCAGTCAACAGTCCGAACCAAGGGCCAGCACCGTTTCCCCTTTCGATACCAGTTCTGGGTCTCAGTGGGTTCCGGTAGGTCGGCACGATATTGATGAAACCGTACAGATCATGACCGATGCCCTGGCTAGTATCGGCTTTTACAAACAGGCCGGTAGGCCAGAGCAGGAACGGTTTTTCCGGGATATCTTGAGTCGAGCAGGGGTCACCTTACAGGAAAAGCGGTATCTGGAGCAAATTTTTCGTAAGATTGGACGTCTAGAAAGCAAATTATCCTCAGCAAGACCGGGTGAATCTTAA
- a CDS encoding WecB/TagA/CpsF family glycosyltransferase, producing MASVEKLDCCNVPITNLSPEELSERILEVAASGKAEHIVLLSLWDLLRARKHKEYRTFVQQAAMVIPISKSIIGGLKFLYGKTVPRYMPFDFFIKTLHALESRGKSLYLLGGRPRTLKIAERNIRHTFPGLRIVGRCAGYYKRNEEASILLAIKKSSPTLLLVGRGVPGDENWLVRNEASLGPGIHIWCSDLFDIFAERRHRPSRKAFNHGLEWVGYCLRNPLKLFRIFPYLKFKILLLYYKIRYY from the coding sequence GTGGCTTCCGTTGAAAAATTAGATTGTTGTAATGTTCCTATTACCAATCTTTCCCCTGAAGAACTTTCAGAACGAATATTAGAGGTAGCTGCGTCCGGTAAGGCGGAGCACATTGTATTGCTTTCCCTGTGGGATCTTCTTCGGGCTCGAAAACACAAGGAATACCGGACCTTTGTGCAACAGGCTGCCATGGTAATCCCCATTTCTAAAAGTATTATAGGGGGCTTAAAATTCTTATATGGCAAAACGGTACCCCGATACATGCCCTTTGACTTTTTTATAAAAACCCTCCATGCCCTGGAAAGCCGGGGAAAGTCGCTGTATCTCTTGGGCGGCCGTCCTCGGACACTTAAAATCGCGGAGCGGAATATTCGCCATACCTTCCCTGGACTGCGGATTGTGGGGCGCTGTGCGGGATATTATAAAAGGAATGAAGAAGCATCCATCCTTTTGGCTATTAAAAAATCTTCTCCCACTCTTCTCTTGGTTGGTCGAGGAGTTCCGGGGGATGAAAACTGGCTTGTGCGTAACGAAGCAAGTCTAGGACCGGGGATTCATATTTGGTGTAGCGACCTTTTTGATATTTTTGCGGAACGACGGCATCGACCTTCTCGAAAGGCCTTTAATCACGGTCTTGAATGGGTAGGGTATTGCCTTCGTAATCCTTTAAAACTTTTTCGCATTTTCCCGTATTTGAAATTCAAAATTCTCCTTTTGTATTATAAGATTCGGTATTACTAA
- a CDS encoding RsmE family RNA methyltransferase — protein sequence MRRLVLEEAPQEGRIQLGGRNFRYLVRVLRFKEGDSFRALLPAGEEVLCTIERLGPTSLWARVSSPPSGSPLAPPGGEEAMTAGAENPAAISSLKPAMVRALQSDAKRLGRSRSERLVLCQALPKGSKMDTIIRQATEWGVDEIIPFTSEHSIPRFSAEKDVQNRSRRWQQIIIEAQQQSGSFVSTSCKALTDVAGLCDIILERKGKNPHTCALLFHQDAEDVAFLHHLVADRVEEVMLIVGPEGGFSFFEVAQFKKAGCVPVVIGATVLRVETAAISALAAVSVILMEKHSWLPLKN from the coding sequence ATGCGGCGACTGGTACTTGAAGAGGCCCCCCAGGAAGGAAGGATCCAACTCGGGGGGAGGAACTTCCGTTACCTTGTACGGGTGCTGCGCTTTAAAGAAGGGGATTCGTTTCGGGCCCTTCTTCCCGCCGGGGAAGAGGTCCTCTGTACTATCGAACGTCTAGGCCCTACTTCTCTGTGGGCGAGGGTATCATCGCCTCCGAGCGGCAGCCCTTTGGCTCCTCCAGGAGGAGAAGAGGCGATGACGGCAGGAGCGGAAAATCCAGCGGCTATTTCGTCCTTAAAACCCGCCATGGTGCGGGCTTTGCAGTCGGACGCTAAACGGCTGGGACGTTCCCGTTCAGAGCGCCTTGTGCTTTGTCAGGCCCTGCCGAAGGGGAGCAAGATGGATACCATTATTCGGCAAGCCACAGAATGGGGGGTGGATGAAATTATCCCTTTTACGTCTGAACATTCGATTCCTCGTTTTTCCGCAGAAAAGGACGTCCAGAACCGATCCCGTCGTTGGCAGCAGATAATTATCGAAGCTCAACAGCAGAGTGGTTCATTTGTATCTACCTCTTGTAAAGCCCTTACGGATGTGGCAGGCCTTTGCGATATTATTCTCGAAAGAAAAGGGAAGAATCCCCACACCTGCGCTCTCCTCTTTCATCAAGATGCGGAAGACGTAGCTTTTCTACATCACCTTGTGGCTGATAGGGTGGAGGAGGTTATGCTTATTGTTGGGCCCGAAGGGGGGTTTTCTTTTTTCGAAGTGGCACAATTTAAGAAAGCCGGTTGCGTACCAGTGGTCATTGGTGCTACTGTACTACGGGTTGAAACTGCTGCAATCAGTGCGCTTGCGGCGGTATCTGTTATTCTGATGGAGAAACATTCGTGGCTTCCGTTGAAAAATTAG